The following nucleotide sequence is from Blastocatellia bacterium.
TCTGGCATTTCTACGTTGTTTGCCTGCTCATGGGGGCTGTGGGCGCCGGTTCGACCGTGGTGACTTATTTCGGTGTGATTGCCCACTGGTTTAATCGGCGGCGCGGTCTGGCATTGGGATTGGCGATGATCGGCGTTGGCTTGAGCAACTTCACGATGCCTTCACTGGTGCAGGCTCTGATTGAGCACGTCGGATGGCGGCATACGTATTTGCTTGTTGGCCTGGCTGTGTTGCTGGTTCCGCTGCCGGTAGGACTTTTGTTGAAAGAAAAACCGGCGATGATGGGCACGTGGCCCGATGGCCAACCGCCGGTTGAGGGCAACACGAATACATCTGGTCTGGCGATTGGCGGCCTGAGCGGACGGGAGTCGCTCTCCACTGGCACCTTCTGGTTGATGTTCACAGCGGTTTTTCTCGTGGCCGTCAGTGTGATCGGTTGTTTGATTCATCTGGTGCCCATGCTGGTGGATCGTGGCATGACAGCCCAAGCGGCCGCATTTGCGACATCGTTGTTTGGCGGCGCGGTCATTCCCGGACGTGTCGGCAGTGGCTACTTGTTGGATCGTTATTTCGCTTCTCGTGTTGCGGTCGGTTTTTTCTCTGGCGCGGCGCTGGGTATTTTTCTGCTCTGGAGCGGCGCAAGCGGCGGGTTGGCTTATCTGGCGGCATTCCTGGTAGGCATGGGCATGGGCGCCGAAGGCGAGATCATGGCCTATCTGGTCAGCCGGTATTTTGGTCTACGCTCGTTCAGTGAGGTCTTCGGTTATATGATGATCAGTTTCACCGCCGGAGGCATCGTCGGTCCGCCGATCATGGGTCTGGGGTTTGACGTGACCGGCTCATATCGGTTGGTCTTAGGAATTTTCCTGATCGCCGTCGTGGTCGGCACATTCTTGATGACCCGGCTTGGACCATATCGCAATTGGGAATCGCCGAGCGAGGACGGATGATCAAACGAAGAGAATGCGTGATTGTGAGTGTAGCCTGTTACCGATCATCTATGAGTTCACGAGCATGTTGTCGTGAACGCGCTGGGATGAGAATATCACGGCGATGAGGACATCACGGGATGAGGACGTTGAATCACTTCAGCCGATCTGAAACGAACGCGCGTTTATGTTGACACTCTCATTTGACAGAGCGAATCGGTTTGGTCCATCCCGCTCGGCGGTGATGAGCACGCATGCTATGGTTGCCACCAGTCAACCATTGGCGACGCTGGTTGGCCTGGACATTTTGCGACAGGGTGGAAACGCCGTGGATGCCGCCATTGCCGCTGCTGCTATGCTGAGTGTGGTTGAACCCATGTCTACCGGCGTTGGCGGCGATGTGTTCGCGTTGATTTATCAAGCCAGCTCAGGCAAGGTTTTTGCTTTGAATGGAAGCGGACGTTCGCCTTCTGCGGCGACGCTCGACGAATATCAGCGGCGGCTAGGGACAGACGAGACAGGCCAGATTCCGCTCGATCATATTCTGGCCGTCACTGTGCCGGGCACAGTTGATGGATGGGCGAGCGCGTTGCAGCGATTTGGCCGTATGACGCTGGCCGATGTACTGAAGCCAGCGATTGAGGCGGCTGAAGATGGTTTCGCTGTCGCGCCACAGACGGCGCAGACGTGGGCGCTCATGCAAGAGGTGTTAGCCCGTCATCCTGATTCAGCCAGCACGTGGTTACGAGCCGATGGCCGCGCGCCGCGCGCCGGTGAGCGTTTCCGCAATCCGCGTTTGGCGCGCACGTTGCGCATGATCGCGGAAGGTGGCCCCGATGTGTTTTATCGAGGCGAGCTTGCTGATGCCATCGTTCGATTTTCTCAGGCGCATGGCGGATTGTTGACGTTAGCCGACTTCAAAGACCATCGCTCAACGTGGGTTGAGCCGTTGGCGATCACGTATCGTGGTTATGACATCCTGCAACTGCCGCCCAACACGCAAGGACTCGTTGTACTGGAAACGCTGTGCACGTTGCAGCAGGATGATTTGGCTGCGCTGGGACACAACACGCCGGATACGGTGCATCTTCAACTGGAAGCGCTGAAGCTGGCGTTTGCCGATCGCAATCGCTACATCACCGACCCTGAGTTTTACCATGCTCCCGTTGATAGCTTGCTGTCGCACGCGTATGCCCGGCAGCAACGCGCGCGGATTTCCATGACGCAGGCCGTCCGTCATCCAACGCCGGGCACGCCGGCTGGCGGTGATACTGTTTATCTATGCGTGGCCGATGCTGAGGGCAATGTTGTTTCGTTTATCAATAGCATCTTTCATCCGTTCGGTTCGGGGCTGACAGTAGGTGAGACGGGCATCGTGCTGCAAAATCGTGGAGCAAGTTTTTCGCTTGATCCGGCGCACGTCAACGTCATTGCGCCGCATAAGCGAACGCGCCACACGATCATTCCAGCCATGATCGTTTATCAAGGCCGCCCGCTCATCGCGTTTGGTGTGATGGGCGCGGATATGCAAGCGCAGGGGCAAGTCCAGTTTGTGTGCAACGTCATTGATTTCGGGATGAACGTGCAAGATGCGTTGGATGCGCCACGGTGGCAGTACCTGGGAGCGGGCGCGGACATCGCGTTAGAAGCTGGTATGCCGACGGCTGTCTGGCATGAGCTTGAGCGACGCGGCCACCAGCTCAAGGGCAGCGATGCGTTTTTTGGTGGTGGACAGGCTATCTTGATTCATCCCGAATATGGCACGCTCCAGGGTGGATCAGACCCGCGTCGCGATGGGTGCGCGATGGGGTATTGAGCAAATGCCCTGAGCTCAAATTGAAGGCAGGTTGCGTCAGATATACGCAGGTACTATGATGCACCGGCGTTGGTCGCAAGGTTCAAGTCGGTTGATGGTATGAAGCGCCTTTGGGAAAAATCAGATGAGGCCTCTCTCAGTTCGATCATGTGGGCGCAGGCAGGTGTGGAGCCGGTGGCTCACCTGCTGAGCGCTGTGGCGGGTCGGTGTGCGCCGGGCCTCACGTTGTCAAACTCGTGCCTATGAGATTTCCTGTGATCAAAGCTGTCTCCTACGCGTTGGCTCATACGCCGAATCTGGTGCGCTATGGCTCGAAGCCGGAGCGTGAATTGCGGAAAGAGCCGAGCATGATTGAACAGATAGATCGGCATCTTCGCACGTATGAAGAAGCGGTTGCCTATCCGCCCAATCAAGTCTTCATCGGCAATATGCCGCCAGAGGCCCTCTGGGATACGGCGCGACCATGGTGGAAGCAAACAGGCGCCGCTCTGCGATTCGGGCCTTATGGTGAGATCATGCCTGAAGACGAGCTCCTGGGTTTGCTTCGTCTGGCTGACGAGTTCGATCTGATTTGGCTGGAGCAGTCGTTTGTCGAGCAGGTTGCTGAAAAGTTGGCCGGCCACCCGTTGTTTCACCCGGATGAGGTCAAGCGGCTGGGAGCTGGTCATGCGCCGGAGGCGATTCAAGCTCGTGTGACGCAGGAAGGGGCTTTGCCGTTTTATCTGGATGGGCAGATTGTGGGTTGTATTGCGCCGGGCCATGATGAAGACCCGTTTTTAACACCGACGATTTTGCTGGAGAATCTCGCCTGCAAAGCAACAGGGGTGCTAGCCATGCGCTGGTTGCTGCAAGCGTATCACTGTGATCAGATCAACCCGCTCACCATCGAGTATGTGATCAATACAGGCGAGGAAGCAGTTGGCGACCGCTATCAACGCGGCGCCGGCAATCTGGCCAAAGCGATGGCTGAGTTAGCCGGTTGCCGCAACAGCACGGGCAGCGATCTCAAGGCGTTTTGCTGTGGCCCGATTCACGGCGTAATCGTGGCCGGCGGATTAGTTCAATCGGGGATTTTTCAGCAGGTGTTAGTTGTTGGCGGCGGTGCGTTGGGCAAACTTGGGATGAAGTTTCGCGGCCACCTTGCCCATGACATGCCGATTTTGGAAGACGTTCTGGGTAGTTTCGCGATTTTGATCGGGCCGGATGACGGTTTCAATCCCGTCATCCGCTTGGACGCAATTGGCAAGCATGATATTCGGTATGGGGGCTCGGCACAGGCTATTGCTCAGGCGCTGGTTGTCGAGCCGTTGAGCAAGCTGGGGCGAACGATCCCTGAGGTCGAGCGGTATGCTGTCGAGCTGCACAATCCCGAAGTGACGGAACCCGCCGGCAGCGGGAATGTGCCGCAACACAATTACCGCGTCATTGCCGGTTTGGCTGCGTTGCGCAAGGAGCTGCCGCGAGACGCTGTCAACAGTTTTGAGCGGACGCATGGGCTGCCGGGCTTTTCGCCGACGCAAGGACATGTGCCATCGGCTGTGCCTTATCTAGGGCATGCGCGCGATGCGATGCTCAGTGGCTCGTTGCGCTCGGCGATGTTTATCGGCAAAGGCAGTTTGTTTCTCGGCAAGATGACCAATCTGGCCGATGGCATGTCGTTCATTCTGGAGGCGCAGGCGCCAGATACATCACACAGGCGGAGTGATCACGATGATTGATGTGACCAGAGAGACATTTGAGCAAGAAGTCAAACAGGCATCCAAGCCGGTCTTGGTTGACTTTTGGGGTCCCCGATGTGGTCCCTGTTTAGCCTTGATGCCACTGGTTGAAGAGCTGTCTACTCGTTTCTCGGAGCAATTGAAAGTGGTGAAAGTGAACGCTCAAGAGAACCGCAAGCTGTGTGTCGAGTTGAAAGTGTTGTCGCTCCCCACATTTCTGTTTTTCAATCGTGGTCAGGAGCAAGCCCGGCTCAGCGGCGATATTCACGCTGATGCGCTGCAACCGTGGGTCGAGGCGCAACTGGGCAATCTCATGGAGTGAATAACAGGAGGTCAAGGCACTATGCAACTGGCTGGAAAGAAAGTGATCGTGCTCGGTGAACGCGACGGCGTGCAAGGCACGGCCTTGAGTGAATGCGTTAAGGCGGCTGGCGGCGAAGTCGTGCTGGCGATCAACCAGTGCTTCGTCTGAACGGCCGCCGGCGCTATGGACCTTGAGGATCAAGGTGCGATCAAAGCTAAAATTGAAGAGATTGGCAGCGAAGATGTGGTAGTCATTCTCGGCTCGCCCGATCCTGATGCCGCCGAGATGTATGCCGAGACGGTGACGGTGGGTGATCCGACGTATGCTGGTCCGTTGGCCGGCGTTGCGTTGAGACTGCCCGTTTATTGCATCTTCGAGCCGGAGATCAAACAGCAGATTCCGCCAGACGTCTACAGCGAGCAGGTGGAGTTGATGGAAATGGTCTTGCCCAGTGAAGCCATCTCGGCGCGGGTCAAGGCCGTGCGCGAGCGAGCGCAACTCTGATGGTTGGAGGTGAGCATGTCCAAGCAAATTCGCGTTGTGCATTACCTGAATCAATTTTTCGGCGGTATCGGCGGTGAAGAGAAAGCCGATACACCGTTACAAGTGCGCGATGGGCCGGTCGGTCCCGGACTTGGGTTGCAGAAAGCGCTGGGCGACCGCGGCCAGGTCGTTGCCACGTTCATTTGTGGCGATAATTTTTTCAGCAGTCACACGGATGCTGTGCTTGCAGAGCTTGAGCAAGTTGTCCCAGCTTATCAGCCGGATGTGCTGGTGGCCGGGCCAGCGTTCAATGCCGGGCGATACGGATTTGCCTGCGGGCAGGTCGGCAAAGCACTGAGCGAACGATTGAACATTCGCGCAGTGACGGCGATGTATCCGGAGAATCCGGCCGTTGAGAATCATCGCAGAGTGAGCGGCTTGTGGATTCTGCCGACGAGCGACCGCGCTGGCGACATGCCAAAGGTCTTACCCAAGCTCGCCGATTGGGCTGTTCGGCTAGGTCGCGGTGAACCGATTGGCCCGGCCAAGCTCGAAGGCTATATCCCCACAGGCCAGCGACGATTGCAGATGACCGATACGCCGGGCTACGAGCGAGCGTTTCGCATGCTCATGGCCAAGCTCAATGGAGAACCATTCGAGACGGAAATTCCTATCGAGCAATTTGAAATGGTGCCGCCGGCGCCGCCGCTGAAAAACGTGAAGACAGCGCGATTGGCTCTGATCACCACCTCCGGTCTGGTGCCCAGGGGCAATCCGGACAAATTCAGAATGTTCAACGCGACTCAGTGGCGCCAGTATCGCTTGCCCGATGCGCCGACGCTTCGCGGCCAGGATTGGGAGGTCATTCATGGAGGGTTCAATACAGCCTATGCTCAGCAGAACCCGCATCTGGTTCTTCCGCTGGATGTGTTACGCGAGAAAGCAGGAGAGGAGTTTGGTCGCTTGCATGATGAGTTCTATTCGATCACAGGCGTGGGAACTAGTTTGAAAGTGGCTCGGCAAGCTGGCCAACAGATAGCCGCCTCGCTCCGCGAAGCCGGTGTTGACGCGGCGTTGTTGGTAGCGACCTGAGGGACCTGCACGCGCTGCGGCGCAGCGCTCTCCAAAGAATTGGACAGAATTGGTATGCCAGTGGTCATCATCTCAGCGATGGATCAACTTGCCCAGCAAGTCGGGGCTGCTCGCGTGGTTGTGGGACGAAAGATTCCGCATCCGTGCGGCGATCCGAACCTGCCGCCTCCATTCGATATTCAAGTTCGACGCGAGATCATCCAGACGGCGCTTCGGGCGCTGGAGACGCCGGTCACCGCGCCAACGATTTTCCGGCCTGAGCATGCCATCTGAGCGTCAGCAACTCTGTTAATCAATGGCGCGCGCTACCTGTGAGCAGTGAGCAGCGCGCGGAGAAAAACAATGAGCAAGACACCAGTGTTTACCAACAGACGCATGTATCGGTTGTTTGGCGAGGACGGCCGCAGCTTGGTGGTCGCTATGGATCATGGCGGTGGATTGAATGTCTATCCATCGCTGTCTGACCCTGGCCAGGTCATCGCCGCCGTGGTGGCGGGCGGCGCTGATGCGGTGTTAACAACGCCGGGGATACTCAAGCATTTCTATCACCAGTTGAAATCGGTTGGCGTCATTCTGCGTGTGGATGGCGGCAGTTCTGAGCTCGAAGGCAGCAGTGGAGACTACCGGCTGCTCTACTCAGTCGAAGATGCGCTGCGGTTGGGCGCCGATGCGGTGGCCTGCATGGGATTTCCTGGAAGCCCATTGGAAGCGCAAACATTGGGAAATATCGCAACGCTGGCGGCGCAGTGCCAGAGATGGGGCATGCCGTTGATGCCGGAGATGATCCCCGGTGGTTTCACCAACTGGAGCTTACGCACGGTGGAAGCCACACGCTTGGCTGTCAGGATTGGGATTGAGCTGGGCGCTGATTTCATCAAGACGGAGTTTGTCGGCTCCGTTGATGAGTTTCGTTCGGTGGTTGCGCATAGTTATCGTCCTGTGTTGGTGCTGGGTGGCAGCCGCAAGGATGATGATCGCGCGTTGCTGAGCATGGTCAAGCAGGCGATGGACGCAGGCGCCAGCGGCGTGGTGATCGGGCGAAACGTGTGGGGTCATCCGCGACCGCAAGCGATGGTGACAGCTTTGCATCGAATTATTCACGGTCAGGCTTCCGTCCAGCAGGCGCTTGAAGTGTTGGAGTCAAACAGATGAACCATCGGCACCTGTTGTTGGCGATTGATCTGGGCACGTCGGGCGTGAAAGCGGGCGTATTCGCCAGCGATGGCTCACTGGTAGCGCAATCGGGCGTCGGGTACGAGACGCTGACGCCACATCCGGGCTGGGCTGAGCAGGAGCCGCAGGCATGGTGGGACGCCACGTGTCGCGCGGTCAGTCAATGCGTTGCTCAGTGCGATGCCACGCGGATCGAAGGCATTGGCCTGACGGGGTTGTCGCCTTCACTGGTCTGTGTGGATGAGCGGGGCGAGCCGGTGCGCCCGGCGCTTATATGGTCGGACCGACGAGTCGCACAGGAGATCAGCGAGCTGACGGAGGCGCTCGGCGCGCACTTATCATTCACACCGCTGCCGCGCCTGCTGTGGCTCAAGCGACACGAACCAAATTCCTATGAACGGACGCGCTGGGTCTTCGACTCATTCGATTATCTGAGTTTCAAAATGACCGGGCAGGCGGCTAGCTTTTGCCCCGTCGGGGATCAACTGGCCTGGTCGCCATCTGATGCGCTCAGCGCCGGTCTTGCGTTAGATAAATTTCCGTCTCGCGTCTGTAAGCTCGGAGAGCATGTCGGCGGCGTGCTGCCGGCAGTGGCCGCTCAGGTAGGGCTGCCCAGCGGATTGCCGGTGATCGCCGGAACGATTGATTCATTCGCCGCCTGGATTGGCACGGCCACGACCCGTCCGGGTGTCGTCTGCAACACGGTCGGCACATCTGATGGCGTGGCGCTCGTCTGGGACCAAGCGCTGGTTGATCCGCAAAACCGACTGCAATGCATGCCGCATCTGACCGGCCGCCATTGGATCGTCGGCGGCGCAATGTCAACCGGCGGAATTTTGTTGGAGTGGTTTGTTCGCCATTTCTACAATCACGAGCCGGACTCATTTGGCACGGCCATTCGTGAAGCCGAGGACGTATCGGTCGGCGCTGACGGCTTGCTCGCTTTGCCATATCTGGTGGGTGAACGCTCGCCTATCTTCGACCATCATGCTCGCGCGGTCTTCTTCGGCATCAGTGAGACACATGGGCGGGCGCATTTTGCTCGTGCTGTGTTGGAATCGGTCGCGTTGGCCGTGCGTGATGTGTGCCACGTGATTGAAGAAGTCGGCGGCGCTATTGACGAAATCCGCGTCGCCGGTGGCGGCGCCAAAAGCGACTTGTGGAGTCAAATCAAGGCCGACGTGGTTGGCGTTCCTGTGCTCGTGCCGCAGATTGGCGATTCCGGCTTGCTGGGCGCCGCGATCATCGCCGGCTGGGGCGTTGGCCGCTTTACCGATTTGTCTGAAGCGGCTGAGGCAATGGTGAAGTTTCGCGCCGTCATGGAGCCACGTGTGTCTCACCATGAGATGTATACCAAGCTGTTTGAACTGTACCGCAGGTTGTATCAGCACTTGAAAGACGACTTTGTCACCGTGAGTCAACTGCTCAGACCAGAGGAGCGTCATTGATGGATGTGAAACGATACGATCATTTCATCAACGGAGCTTGGGTTGCGCCATCTTCAGGCGATTACTTTGCCGACATTGATCCATCCACAGGACAGGTGTGCGCGCACGTGGCGCGCGGCAGCGCCGACGATGTTGATCGGGCCGTTGAAGCTGCGCGCCGCGCGTTCCATGTGTGGCGCAAGGTTGAGCCGAGTGACCGTGGCCGCCTCCTGCATCGCGTGGCCGCTCGCCTGCGCAGCGAAGCGGATGAGCTGGCGTATCTGGAATGTATTGACACGGGATTTCCGCTGCGCGATTGTCAGATGATCGTTCACCATGTCGCGGCGCGTCGGTTCGAGTATTACGGCGGCTTAGCGGACAAACTTGGCGGAGAGACCATCCCTGTGCCTGGCAATCATCTGGATTACACGTTACGCGAGCCGCTCGGCGTCGTTGGCATCATCATCCCGTGGAACAGCCCGTTGTGGGCAGGCAGCGCGTGTGTGGCGCCGGCCTTGGCCGCCGGCAACACGATTGTGTTGAAACCGGCGGAAGAAGCGCAATTGAGCATGCTGCGACTGGCCGAGATACTGAAGCAGGAGGGCGCCCCCGACGGCGTGTTCAACGTGGTGACCGGATTAGGACCTGAAGCTGGCGCGGCGTTGGCTGGTCATCCCGGGCTTGACGCGATCTCGTTTACTGGCTCGATTGAAACAGGCCGCGAGGTGATGAAACAGGCCGCGCAGCATGTCATCCCTGTCAGTTTGGAGCTGGGCGGTAAATCAGCCAACATTGTTTTTGCTGATGCCAACCTGGAGACGGCGCTGATGTATGCCCTCATAGCGATTTTCACAGCGTCAGGCCAAGTCTGCACGGCCGGCTCACGCTTGTTGTTGCAGCGAGCGATCCATGATCAGTTCATGTCAAGGCTGATCGAGCGCACCGGTCAGCTTCGTGTGGGACGTGGATTGGATAATCCCGATATGGGGCCGGTCATTTCTGAACGCCAACTCAATCGCGTGTTGGGGTATATTGAAGTTGGCGTGGCAGAAGGCGCGGCCGTGGCCATCGGCGGCCAACGATTGACCGATGAGGCGCTGGCCGATGGTTACTTCCTTGCGCCGACTATTTTCGACGGCGTTACCCATCAGATGCGCATCGCTCAGGAAGAAATTTTCGGACCTGTCCTCTCTGTGCTGGTGTTTGACGATGCCGATGAAGCCTTGGCCATCGCTAACGGCACATCGTATGGGCTGGCCGCCGCCGTGTGGACCCGCGACCTGAAAACCGCTCATTACATGGCCGCCCACCTGCAAGCCGGCAGCATCTACGTCAACCGGTATTTCACCAGCGGCATCGAGGCGCCCACAGGCGGATACAAACGCAGCGGGTTTGGTCGCATTGACGGCGTTGAAGTCATGCGGCACTACACGCAATTGAAAAACGTCATCGTCAATTTAGATTGAAGTCTGAGTGACCGATCTTGATCTGTATGTCGCGCTCGCCAGATGTGAAATTCGACAATGTATTGGTGACAGGCGCAACCGGTTTCGTCGGCGGACGACTGATTGAACGTTTGGCCATGAATTCAGGAGTGCGTCTGCGAGCCTTGGTCAGGCATCTGGAGAAAGCTCGGTCTTTGATCGCTGGCAATGTTGATCTCGTTCAGGGCGACATCACCGATCGCCGTTCGCTTGACGCCGCTCTGAGCGATTGCGATCTCGTTTTTCATTGCGCCGCATTGATGCACGATGCGACAACTGACGCTCAAGTATTTCACCGCGTCAATGTGGAAGGAACGCGAAACATGCTGGAAGCTGCTCTGCAAGCCGGCGTCCGCCGGTTTGTGCATGTCAGCAGCATTGCTGTGTATGGAACCAGTCCGCGCGAAGGGGCCGATGAGACCGATGAGTATCAGTTCGGTCGCGAGGGCTATGCTAACTCAAAGATCGAATCTGAACAGCTTGCCCTGGCGTATCATCGGCAACGAGGCTTGCCTGTCGTTGTCATTCGCCCAGCCAATGTCTACGGGCCGCGCTCTTCGTTCTGGACAGTCTGGATGATTGCGATGATCAAATCGGGGCAGTTGAGCTTGATTGACGATGGACAAGGCATGGCCAATCCGGTCTACATTGATAATCTCGTTGACGCCATGCAACTGGCTGCGCGCCATACAGCCGCCGTCGGCGAGGTGTTCGTTGTGAGTGACGGAACGAAGGTCACGTGGAAAGAATTTCTTGGCTATTATGCGCGCATGGTGGGACGCGATTCATTACCGAGCATGTCCAGAGCAGAGGCTTTATCCAAGCTCGATCCGGTCCAGGTGGAGTACTGGACGCAGACGGGTTGGTTCGATATTACCAAAGCAAGGCGGATGCTGGGATATGAGCCGCGCGTGTCGCTGGCCGAAGGCATGAAACAGACCGAGCAGTGGCTGCGCCGTTCAGGTTATATTTGAAGTGAAAGGAGAGCAGGCAAACGAACGGACGGCGAGGATGAAAAGATGAACTGCTGATCCGCCGCTCTGCCAGGCAGCGCAGATGAACGGACGGCGAGGATGAAAAAGATGAGCACAGTGAACCAGTCGGAAACGATTCGCGATTTGTTGGAGCGCGGCCAGCCGGCGAAGGTCGCCCTAGTCGTTGCCGGCGCTGGTGTCTCGATCACCTATGACCAGTTGCGCCGGCAGGTAGATGAGCTGAGCGCAATGTTCAATCGTCTGGGCCTTGGCCGTGATGATCGCATCGCCATGGCGCTGCCCAACGGATTGGAGGCGCTTATTGCTTTTCTGGCCGCAGCCCATGCAGCCACAGCCGCGCCGCTCAATCCTGCCTATAAGCGCGATGAGTTCGCGTTCTATCTTCAAGACACGCGGGCCAAGGCGCTGATTGTGCAGCCGCAGGGCGCTGATGAGGCGCTGGCCGCCGCCGATGAAGGCATCATCATTCTGCGTGCTCAGGTGGGCACTGAAGGGCGCCTCCAGGTCGTTTCATCGGGACGAATCGGAGTAGAACGAGAGCCGGCGCAACCGCATCCTGAAGAGACAGCGCTCGTGCTGCATACCAGCGGGACAACCAGCCGGCCCAAGTGCGTGCCGCTGTCGCATACGAACTTGATTGCGTCGGCGCGACAGATTGCACAGACTTACCAATTGTCGTCTGAGGATGTCTCCTTCTGTGTGATGCCGCTTTATCACGTGCACGGCCTGGTCGGTTCAACGCTCGCTGCGCTCTGGGCAGGGGGCACGGTGGTGATTGTGCCGCGATTTAATGCTTTGTCATTTTGGTCAACCGTTCGGCAGTATGGTGTGACGTGGTTCTCTGCTGTGCCGACCATTCATCAATTGCTACTATCGCGCGTCAAGCCAGGGACGCGGCCCGCCGGCGCCGAACAGTTGCGCTTCATTCGTTCATCCAGCGCGCCGTTACCGCCGGCGATGATGGCGCAGATGGAAGAGAGCTTCGGTGTGCCTGTGGTGGAGGCCTATGGGATGACCGAAGCGGCTCATCAGATGACCTCCAATCCGCTGCCGCCGGGCCGCCGCAAGCCTGGTTCCGTAGGGCCTGGAACAGGCGTCAGCATTGCTATTCTGGACGATCAAGGACATCATCTGCCGCTGGGGACCACAGGCGCTGTGGCCGTCAAAGGGCCAAATGTCTTCCGCGGCTATGAAAATAATCCAGAGGCAAATGCCGAATCATTCACCGACGGTTGGTTTCGCACAGGCGATGAAGGTTGGTTGGACAGCGACGGGTATCTGACGTTAGTTGGGCGCACCAAAGAAATGATCAACCGTGGCGGAGAAAAGATTTCGCCCCGCGAGATTGATGAAGTGCTCCTGATGCATCCGGCGGTCGCCGAGGCGGTGACGTTCGCCGTGCCGGATCAGGTCTACGGCGAGGAAGTGGCTGCCGCCGTCGTGCTCAAAGCGTCAGCGACGCCAGCCCAGTTGCTGGCGCATTGCCGGTCGGTGCTGGCCGATTTCAAATGTCCGAAAGTGATCCATCTGGTTGATGCCATTCCGCGCACAGCCGCTACCGGCAAGGTGCAGCGGCGCGTGGTTGCCGCCGAGATTGCTCGACGGATGCAACAACAAGGAGGCTCATGAAATTCGCTGTTGTCGGCGCTGGCGCCATTGGCGCATTTGTTGGCGCAATGTTGTCTCGGTCTGGTGAGGAAGTGACGCTGATTGCGCGTGGCGCGCATCTGCGCGCGATGCAGGCGCATGGTGTGCGTGTGCGCGGCTCGTTAGGCGAGTTTCAGGCCCATCCGCAGGCGACCG
It contains:
- a CDS encoding FGGY family carbohydrate kinase; translation: MNHRHLLLAIDLGTSGVKAGVFASDGSLVAQSGVGYETLTPHPGWAEQEPQAWWDATCRAVSQCVAQCDATRIEGIGLTGLSPSLVCVDERGEPVRPALIWSDRRVAQEISELTEALGAHLSFTPLPRLLWLKRHEPNSYERTRWVFDSFDYLSFKMTGQAASFCPVGDQLAWSPSDALSAGLALDKFPSRVCKLGEHVGGVLPAVAAQVGLPSGLPVIAGTIDSFAAWIGTATTRPGVVCNTVGTSDGVALVWDQALVDPQNRLQCMPHLTGRHWIVGGAMSTGGILLEWFVRHFYNHEPDSFGTAIREAEDVSVGADGLLALPYLVGERSPIFDHHARAVFFGISETHGRAHFARAVLESVALAVRDVCHVIEEVGGAIDEIRVAGGGAKSDLWSQIKADVVGVPVLVPQIGDSGLLGAAIIAGWGVGRFTDLSEAAEAMVKFRAVMEPRVSHHEMYTKLFELYRRLYQHLKDDFVTVSQLLRPEERH
- a CDS encoding aldehyde dehydrogenase family protein gives rise to the protein MDVKRYDHFINGAWVAPSSGDYFADIDPSTGQVCAHVARGSADDVDRAVEAARRAFHVWRKVEPSDRGRLLHRVAARLRSEADELAYLECIDTGFPLRDCQMIVHHVAARRFEYYGGLADKLGGETIPVPGNHLDYTLREPLGVVGIIIPWNSPLWAGSACVAPALAAGNTIVLKPAEEAQLSMLRLAEILKQEGAPDGVFNVVTGLGPEAGAALAGHPGLDAISFTGSIETGREVMKQAAQHVIPVSLELGGKSANIVFADANLETALMYALIAIFTASGQVCTAGSRLLLQRAIHDQFMSRLIERTGQLRVGRGLDNPDMGPVISERQLNRVLGYIEVGVAEGAAVAIGGQRLTDEALADGYFLAPTIFDGVTHQMRIAQEEIFGPVLSVLVFDDADEALAIANGTSYGLAAAVWTRDLKTAHYMAAHLQAGSIYVNRYFTSGIEAPTGGYKRSGFGRIDGVEVMRHYTQLKNVIVNLD
- a CDS encoding NAD-dependent epimerase/dehydratase family protein, whose product is MSRSPDVKFDNVLVTGATGFVGGRLIERLAMNSGVRLRALVRHLEKARSLIAGNVDLVQGDITDRRSLDAALSDCDLVFHCAALMHDATTDAQVFHRVNVEGTRNMLEAALQAGVRRFVHVSSIAVYGTSPREGADETDEYQFGREGYANSKIESEQLALAYHRQRGLPVVVIRPANVYGPRSSFWTVWMIAMIKSGQLSLIDDGQGMANPVYIDNLVDAMQLAARHTAAVGEVFVVSDGTKVTWKEFLGYYARMVGRDSLPSMSRAEALSKLDPVQVEYWTQTGWFDITKARRMLGYEPRVSLAEGMKQTEQWLRRSGYI
- a CDS encoding acyl--CoA ligase, whose translation is MSTVNQSETIRDLLERGQPAKVALVVAGAGVSITYDQLRRQVDELSAMFNRLGLGRDDRIAMALPNGLEALIAFLAAAHAATAAPLNPAYKRDEFAFYLQDTRAKALIVQPQGADEALAAADEGIIILRAQVGTEGRLQVVSSGRIGVEREPAQPHPEETALVLHTSGTTSRPKCVPLSHTNLIASARQIAQTYQLSSEDVSFCVMPLYHVHGLVGSTLAALWAGGTVVIVPRFNALSFWSTVRQYGVTWFSAVPTIHQLLLSRVKPGTRPAGAEQLRFIRSSSAPLPPAMMAQMEESFGVPVVEAYGMTEAAHQMTSNPLPPGRRKPGSVGPGTGVSIAILDDQGHHLPLGTTGAVAVKGPNVFRGYENNPEANAESFTDGWFRTGDEGWLDSDGYLTLVGRTKEMINRGGEKISPREIDEVLLMHPAVAEAVTFAVPDQVYGEEVAAAVVLKASATPAQLLAHCRSVLADFKCPKVIHLVDAIPRTAATGKVQRRVVAAEIARRMQQQGGS